The Methylomonas montana DNA window TTCGTGGGCCTGAGCAGCTTTCGCGAGCGGAAACACGGAATCGATGACAGGTTTGATCCGGCCGGATCCCAGTAAGGGCCAGACTTTTTCATGCAGTTGCCGGGCTATTTTAGCCTTGAAGTCGTCGTTTCTGGAGCGCAAGGTGGAACCAGCGATGGTCAGGCGCTTCATCAATACCGACGCCAGATTGATTTCTGCCTTGCCGCCGTTTTGGATGGCGATTTGCAGCAAGCGGCCGTCGATCGCTAAACTTTTTAAATTACGCGGCAAGTAGTCGCCGCCTATCATATCCAGAATCACATCGACGCCTTTACCGTCAGTGAAGGATAGAACGGCTTCGACAAAATCCTGTTGCCGATAATTGATTGCAAGGTCCGCGCCCAATGCCAGGCTACGTTGGCATTTTTCATCGTTGCCGGCGGTGACGATTACTCGACTGCCAAATGCCTTCGCGAGTTGAATAGAGGTGGTGCCGATGCCGCTGGTGCCGCCATGTACCAGCAGGCATTCGTTGTTCTGCAATTGTGCTCGGTCGAACAGATTGCTCCAGACCGTAAAAAAAGTTTCCGGCAGCCCTGCGGCTTGGATATAGCTCAAGCCTTTGGGTATCGGTAAGCAGCAACTGGCACTGGCCAGACAATATTCGGCATAGCCGCCGCCCGTCAGTAGCGCGCAAACCGAATCGCCGATTTTAAACCCTGTCACCTCGCTGCCCATCTCGACGATATCGCCGGCCACCTCCAAACCTGGAATCGGCGACGCGCCTAGCGGCGGCGGATACAAACCCTTGCGTTGCATAATGTCGGGGCGATTCACGCCCGCCGATACTGTTTTTATCAGTACCTGATGCGGGGCGGGCGAGGGTAGTGGCTCATCCGTCAGGATTAAAGCGGTAGTCTCGGCGGTGCGATGAATCTGGATGGCGCGCATGATGTTAAGCTTTGCGATAAGAGTGTCGTATTATATGCGGCCCATTTCAGCAACAGTAGTGTTTCAGCGAGAGAATCCATGATACGTGCAGGTATTGTCGGCGGTACCGGTTACACCGGTGTCGAGTTGTTAAGAATTTTGGCATTGCACCCGCAAGTCGAGGTGAGCGTGGTGACTTCGCGCGCCGATTCCGGCTTAAGGGTGGACCAGTTATATCCCAGCCTTAGAGGCTATTGCGACGCAAAATTTAGCCTGCCGGAACTGGACAATTTAAAAGACTGCGACGTGGTGTTTTTTGCGACGCCGAACGGCACGGCCATGCTGATGGCCGAAGCCTTGCTGGCGCTCGGTATCAAGGTCATCGACTTGTCGGCTGATTTCAGGATCAAAGACCAACAGGAATGGGAAAAATGGTATGGCATGCAGCACGCCAGCCCGGATTTGATCGCCGAAGCAGTCTACGGTTTGCCGGAAGTCAATCGCGAGCAGATCAAACAGGCTCGCTTGATCGCTTGTCCGGGCTGCTATCCGACTGCCGTGCAATTGGGGTTTTTGCCTTTGTTGGAGGTTGGGGCGATTGACGGTAGCCAGCTGATTGCCGATGTGAAATCGGGTGTCAGCGGTGCCGGGCGCAAGGCGGAAATTTCTTCTTTAATGAGCGAAGCCGGCGAAAGCTTTAAAGCCTATGCTGTCGCCGGGCATCGGCACTTGCCCGAGATTCAACAGGGCTTACAAGTTATTGCCAAGCAAGGGGTGGGGCTGACTTTTGTGCCACATCTGACGCCGATGATACGCGGTATTCATGCAACCCTTTATGCACGTTTGCATCAAAAACTCGATTTGCAAGCTGTGTTCGAGCAGCGCTATGGCGAAGAGTATTTTGTCGATGTGTTGCCGCAGGGTAGTCACGCCGATACCCGTAACGTGCGCGGTAGCAACCGCTGTCAGATTGCCGTGCATCAGCCGCAAGGCGGCGACACAGTGGTGATTTTGTCGGTGATCGATAATCTGGTTAAAGGCGCTTCCGGACAAGCTGTGCAGAACATGAATTTGTTGTTTGGTTTGCCGGAAACCCAGGGCTTGGAGACAGTGGCACTGTATCCTTAACTCTCCGGTTTGTTTGACGCTGAGTGTGGCTGCCGCTGATCTTGAACGCTTTGCGCGGATATAAGGTTAAGCGGCTGTTGAGTTTAAAGGTCTCTGGTCACGAGTGACGAATCGCTCGTCTTGGCTATATTGATCTCGGCTCATTCTTTTGCTGCTTAGAGCGTCAAAATATTGGCCAATAAGTTCTAACTATTTGTAAATAAACCAATATTTAAGGTGGTCCTGTTTTTGCTTATTTATAGGCATGAATACGCTAAACCTTCAACAAATCCAAAAAACCGAGCGCCTGACCGACGCTTTTCGGATTTTTAACGAACTTTCCGAAAACCTGGCCCATTCCTATCAGGGGCTTGAAGAACAGATTGCCAGGCTCAATCAGGAATTGGCTGCAGCTCGCAACGAGCGGCTGACGACTTTGCTCGAAAAGGAAAAATTGGCCAGTCGCTTGCAGCAAATCCTAGCGGCCTTACCAGCGGCGGTGATCGTGCTGAATGCGCAGGGACTGATCGTCGATTGTAATAATCACGCTATCGATTTTCTCGGCGAACCGTTGATCGGCCAGTTCTGGGCGAATCTGGTGGCGTGCAGTCTACAGCCGGTGTTTGAATCGCCGCGGGAGCGGCAATTGCGAGATGGCCGTAAAGTCAATATTACCCATAGCTCGCTCGGCAACGACGCCGAACAAATCATTTTATTGTCCGATGTCAGTGAGTTACGCGCCTTACAAGAGACACTGGTTCAGCAAAAACAACTTAGCGCAATGGGCGAAATGGTGGCCGGCCTGGCTCATCAGGTCCGCACGCCGCTGGCCACAGCGATATTGTATGCGTCGCAAATGAGCAAACCGGCACTTGCCGATGAAAAGCGCCAACAATTTTCCGAGAAAATTTTGGAGCGCTTGCATTATTTGGAGCGCCAGGTCAACGACATGCTGATTTTTGCCAAGCAGGGGCGCATGGCGATGCAAAGCTTCTCGCTCAAGCATCTGCTCGCTCATCTCGCCGAGGCGATGGAGGGGTATGCCGGCGAATTTAGCATCGACAATCGAGTCGCTGCCGACCAATTGCTCGGTAACGAGGATGCACTGCGTGGGGCCATATTGAACTTGATTAACAATGCCGCGGAAGCCGGAGCCGGCCGGATTGGGCTACAGGTGCAGGCTGGCGAGACCGGCAGTATTGAGTTCGCTGTCGCCGATAACGGTCCCGGTATCGCCCAAGATCAGCAAGATAAATTATTTGAACCGTTTTACACCACCAAATCCAACGGCACCGGTTTGGGTTTAGCCGTGGTTGACAGCGTGGCACGCGCTCATGGCGGCCATGTCGTTTGCCGTTCGACGCCAGGCAAGGGTAGCTGCTTTACCCTGACGCTGGCAGGCCCGTGTGAGTATGCGCTCGGATTATCCGCCGGGATGCCAAATAATGGAGTAAGTCTATGAAACCGTACGACATTCTTATCGTTGAAGACGACCTCGCATTGTGCGAAGCTCTGTGCGATACCTTGGAAATCGAAGGTTATCGAGTCATTTCGGCAAAAAACGGCACGGAGGCGCTCAGTCAGTTGGCCAAGCATCCGGTTCGCTTGGTGATTAGCGATGTGCAAATGCCGGTGATGGATGGCTTTGCGCTGTTACGGAACATGCAGCAAAAATCCGAACAGATTCCGGTGTTGCTGATGACCGCTTACGGTACTATACCCAAGGCCGTCGAAGCCATGCAGTCGGGCGCGGCGGATTATCTGATCAAGCCCTTCGAAGCGGCCATGTTGGTCGATAAAGTTGTCGCGCTGATTAGCCGGCAAGCGCCGGTTGTTAGCGAGCGGGTCGTGGTCGACGAGCGCATGAAAAAGCTGTATGCCTTGGCTAGCAAAGTGGCAAAAACCAATGTGACGATGCTGCTGGAAGGCGAGAGCGGCACCGGTAAGGAAGTGCTGGCACGCTATATTCATCGCAATTCGCATTATCATGCCGGGCCGTTCGAAGCCGTCAATTGCGCGGCCATCCCGGAAAATATGCTGGAAGCGATGCTGTTCGGCTACGAAAAAGGCGCGTTTACCGGGGCGGTTCAATCGGCGCCGGGCAAATTCGAACTTGCGCAAGGCGGCACATTACTATTGGACGAGATTTCTGAAATGGATATTTCCCTGCAAGCCAAATTGCTGCGGGTGCTTCAGGAAAAAGAAGTGGAGCGCTTGGGCAGCCATCGTAAGATCGTGCTAAACGTCAGAATTTTGGCGACTACCAATCGCAAATTAAAACAGTATGTGCAAGAAGGCAGGTTTCGCGAGGATTTGTATTTTCGCTTGAACGTGTTTCCGATGCGGATTCCGCCGCTTAGAGAGCGCACCGGCGATATTTTGCCTTTGGCGTTGGAGTTGTTGAATAAACACCAGGCGGCCGGGAAAACAACAGACGGTTTTGATGAGGCGGCGATAGCCAAGCTGCAACACTACAGCTGGCCGGGCAATGTCAGAGAGTTGGAAAATGTCGTACAGCGCGCGCTGATTCTGCAAAGCGGCGGCCCAATCGGCGCCGACGAGCTAATATTCGAAGAGGATATGCTGGTTTTGCCGAGTTTGTCCGCCGCCGTGCAAACTATTGCCGTACAATCGCGGCCCGTCGATGCGGGTATTGGGCATGCCGAACTCGGCAGTTTGGGCGATGGCGTACGTTCCGCCGAGGAAAAAATTATCTTGCAGATGCTGAACGACGTCAGCGGTAGTCGGAAAACCACGGCTGCCAAGCTCGGTATCAGCCCGCGCACCTTGCGATATAAAATCGCGCGTATGAAAGAAGCGGGTGTGGTGGTGCCTGGTTAATTGTTGGCTTAAAAAATGCTTGTTATATGTCAGGCAACCTTATAGAGTCATTTCCATGTCAGATATCAGTGTTAACCAAGTGCTCGCGCAGATGCGGGCCATGTCCATAGAAGCCGGGTCCAAATCTCAACCTAGCGACACATCCGGGGATTTTGCTGCCATGTTGAAACAGTCGATCGACGCGGTCAATCAAACCCAGCAAACCGCCAGCGGAATGTCCAAATCCTTTGAAATGGGGCAAGGCGATGTCAGTTTGGCGGAGGTGATGATAGCCTCGCAAAAAGCCAGCGTTTCCTTTCAAGCCATGATCCAGGTGCGTAATAAACTGGTGGATGCTTACAAGGAAGTAATGAGCATGCCGATGTAGGTGATTGGAATTTAAGCCATGAGCGAGTTAGACAGAAATCTACCGATGGAGGCCCGCAGCCAAGCAAATACCGCCGATGCCGATAAAATGCATCCGGCCTGGAAAAGCTTGACCAAATTGCCGATGGCACGTCAGGTCGGCTTGATGCTGGGCCTGGCGCTCAGCGTCGCGCTCGGCGTCGCCGTGGTACTGTGGTCGCAGGCGCCGTCATACGATTTACTGTTTTCCGGGATAGCGGAAAAAGATTCTGCTGAAATTCTGGACGCGCTGAGCAAATTGGGCGTGGAGTACAAAGTCGAAACCAGCTCAGGCGCGATCATGGTGCCGAGCGCAGATGTCCGCGAACTTAAATTAAAAATGGCCGCCCAAGGCTTGCCGCGCAGTACCAGCCTGGGTTACGAATTGCTGGATAAGGACAACGGTTTCGGTGCCAGCAAAAATGTCGAGCAGATGCGCTTTCAGCGCGCCTTGGAAGGCGAAATCGCGCTGACCATTCAAACTATCCAAAATGTCAAATCCGCCAAGGTGTTGTTGGCGATACCGGTTCAGTCGGTATTTGTTCGCGAACGTAAAAAACCCAGCGCCTCGGTGGTCGTGGAGCTGTATCAAGGCCGCACCTTGGAAAAGGAACAAATCGAATCCATCATCCATTTAGTCGCGTCCAGCGTGCCGCTGATGGAAGCCGGCCAAGTGACCGTCGTCGATCATAAAGGCCGTTTGTTGAACAGCAAGGATGCTGGCGAGGATATCTCGTTGTCCAGCAAGCAGTTCGAATACAAGAAAAACATTGAAGAACATCTGCGCGGACGGATTGAAAACATCCTGACGCCGTTGGTCGGTGGCGAAGGTGTGCGGGCGCAAATTTCCGCCGACGTCGATTTCACCGTCACCGAAAAAACCCAGGAAATGTTTAATCCGGATTTGCCGGCCTTGCGTAGCGAGCAAACCCAGGAAGAACAAAACTCGTTGTCCAAGGTGCAAGGCGTGCCGGGTGCGTTGTCCAACCAGCCGCCGCCGACCGGTACCGCGCCGGAAGTGGCTAGCGGTCAGGAAAAACAAGAGGCGGTGGAATCCGGTTCCGGCTCGACCAATAAAACCGCGACCCGCAATTACGAATTGGATAAAACCATCACCCATACCCGGTTGGCGACTGGCGCCTTGCGGCGCTTGTCGGTGGCGGTGGTGGTGGACGATAAAAAAGTGGTTCAAGCCGACGGCAAGCTGACCCAGCAAGCCTATTCGCAAGAAGACCTCAATCAGCTACGAGACCTGGTCAAGCAAGCGGTGGGGTATGATAATAGCCGCGGCGATCAAGTTACCGTCACTAACGTCGCCTTCAGATTGCCTGACGCGCTGGAAGCCGTGCCTTCGGAACCTTTCTGGGAACATCCTTGGTTTGCCGGTGCGATGAAACAGCTGGCGGCGGTGGTTGTGGTGTTGCTGTTGATCTTGGGCGTGCTGAGGCCGGCCTTAAGAACTTTGATTTACAAAGAGAAACAGCTCGAAGCGCTGGAAGAAGCCAAAGCGCTAGCCGAGGCCTCTGGTGGGATGGTGCGTTTCGACGAAGACGGCAAGCCGGTCGCTGTCGCGGTGGCTGTCGACGAAGAAACCGGCGAGGTTCGCTCCATCTCGACCGGTGCGGAAGACTTGCTGTTGCTGGAAGCGCCGCAAAGTTACGAAAAACGCTTGGAATATGTGCAAAAACTGATCGACGAAGATCCCAAATTAGTCGCGCAAGTGATTAAAACCTGGTTAAAAGACGATGGCTGATGACGAGAAAATAAATCACGCTAAGCGAGCTTCTCTGCTGTTACTGGCGGTGGGTCAGGATCGTGCGGCCTCAGTGTTGCGGCACATGGGGCCGAAGGAAGTGCAGTTGGTCGGTTCGACCATGGCTCAGTTGGGGCCGATCAGTTCGACGATGATCGACGAAGTACTGGAAGAATTTATCATCGAAATCAAAAACGAAACTGGGCTGGGCCTGGATTCGGATGAATATATCCGCAGCATGCTGACCAATGCGCTGGGGGCGGAAAAGGCCGGCAGTATCATCGACAGGATTTTGCTGGGCGCCAACAGCAAGGGTATCGAGCAACTGAAATGGATGGATACGCGCTCGATTGCCGATTTGATTCGTCTGGAACATCCGCAAATCATTTCCATCATTCTGTCCTTGCTGGATGCCGATCAGGCCGCCGACGTATTGACCTTGCTGCCGCAAAACATGCGTTCCGATATTTTAATGCGCATCGCGACCCTGGAAGGCGTACAGCCGGCGGCCTTGCGCGAATTGGACGACATCATGGAGAAACAATTGACCGGCAGCGAAGGGGTCAAGTCCTCGCAAATCGGCGGTGTCGATGCGGCTGCCAACATCCTCAACTTTATCGAAAGCGGCGTCAGCGATCCGATGATGCAGGACATCAGCGAATCAAACGCCGATCTGGCGCAGCGTATCCAGGACAAGATGTTCGTGTTCGGCGACTTGATCAACGTCGACGATCGCGGCATTCAAACCCTGCTGCGCGAAGTATCGACCGACCAGTTGTTGCTAGCCTTGCGCGGCGTCGAAGCGGCCTTGCGCGACAAGGTGTTTGCCAATATGTCCAGACGCGCGGCGGAAATGCTGCGCGACGACTTGGAAGCCGCTCCACCGGCTCGTTTGAGCGAAGTGGAAGCGGCGCAAAAAGACATACTAGCAATCGCCAAACGTCTGTCCGATGCCGGTGAAATCGCCTTGGGCGGCAGTGGCGGTGGCGATGAGTTCGTCTAAGAGCAACAAGTTTTCCGAGGCCGAACTCCAGTCCTTGGATCGCTGGACCGGTCTGCAGGATTTCAATGCGCCGCGTTCCGAGCCGGTCGAATTGGAAGAGGTTACCGAAACGCTGACGGCCGAACAGATCGAAGAGATTCAAAAGCAGGCCTATGCCGAAGCGTTCGAGCAAGGCAAGCAACAAGGCTATGAAGAAGGTAAAACGGAAGGTTTAGAGACCGGCCGCAAGCAAGGCTACGAGGAAAGTCTGCATTTACTGCAAAAACAGGCGGCGGAACTCACGAGTTTGTTGGAAGCGCTGAGCGAGCCGTTCAAAAAACTCGACGAAGCGGTAGAGCAAGAGCTGGTCAAATTGACGATTGCGATTGCCAGTCAATTAATACGCCGTGAACTCAGAATGGAACCCGGTGAGATTGTCGGGGTGGTTCGGGAGGCTATCAATGCGTTGCCGCTGGCCTCGCAAAAAGTCACCGTCAATTTGCATCCGGACGATGCGGCCCTGGTGCGGACCGCATTGAAACTCGACGACAACATGCCGCCCTGGCGTTTGCAGGAAAATCCCTTGTTGAGTCGCGGTGGCTGTACCGTTGAAACCGAAGTGTCCAGTATCGACGCCAGTGTAGAAAGTCGGTTGGCCGCGGTGATCGCCACGGTATTGGGCGGCGAGCGCCGCGAGGATTTAGGGCGATGATACCCAGCGCCGACCGTGCCGAGCAGTGGCTGGCCCGCTTGCAGCCGTATCGGCAAAGATTGGCTGAGCCGCCGGAACTGGTAGTGGAAGGCAAGTTGTCGCGCATGGTGGGCTTGACGCTGGAAGCGGAAGGCTGCCGGGCGGCGATCGGCTCGCTCTGCCAAGTGATTACCATGTCCGGCAAGATCATTACTGCCGAAGTGGTTGGCTTTGGCGGCGCTCGTTTGTTTTTAATGCCTACCGGTGATACGCATGGCCTGGAGCCAGGTTGCCGAGTGATTCCGATGGGGAAAAACAGCTTGGCCAATGTCGGCTTTGGCTTGCTGGGCAGGGTATTGGATGGGGCCGGCAATCCCTTGGATAGCAAAGGCCCCCTGGATACCGATGCCAAGATTTCCTTGGCCGGCACCACGATTAATCCGCTCCGTCGAAAACCGATACGCGAGGCGTTGGACGTTGGCGTGCGGGCGATCAATGCCATTCTCAGCGTCGGCCGTGGTCAGCGGATGGGCTTGTTCGCCGGTACCGGTGTCGGCAAGAGCGTGTTGTTGGGGATGATGACCAAATTTACCAACGCCGACATCGTCGTGGTGGGGCTAGTCGGCGAACGGGGGCGCGAGGTAAACGAATTCGTCTTGAAAATTCTCGGCGAGGAAGGTTTGCGGCGTGCGGTAGTGGTGGCGTCGCCGGCCGACGATTCGCCGCTGATGCGGGTACATGGGGCTCTTCTGGCCACCAGCATCGCCGAGTATTTTCGTGATCAGGGCTTGGATGTGCTGTTGCTGATGGATTCCTTGACCCGTTATGCTCAGGCTTACCGGGAAATCGCCTTGGCGATCGATGAGCCGCCGGCTACCAAGGGTTATCCGCCCTCGGTATTTGCCAAATTGCCGCAGCTGGTGGAGCGGGCCGGCAACGGCGACGAAGGCGGCGGTTCCATTACCGCCTTTTACACGGTGCTAGCGGAAGGCGATGACACCAATGACCCAATTGCCGATGCTGCGCGTGGGGTGTTGGATGGTCACGTCGTGCTATCGCGCTCCTTGGCGGAATCCGGGCACTATCCGGCAATTGATGTCGAAGCGTCGATCAGTCGGGTGATGCCGGATATCGTTGAGCCGGAGCATTTGCAAATGGCTCGCGATTTACGGCGCTTGTATTCAACCTATCAACAAAACAAGGATTTGATCAGCGTGGGCGCTTATCGGCCCGGCGCCGATCCGCGTATCGATAAAGCGATAGAAAAAAATCCGGCCATTATGGATTTTTTGCAACAAAGCATGGACGAGTCGGTGGATCTTAGCCGCAGTCTCAGCGAATTGGCGACATTGTTGGCCGGCTAATGAAAAAATCGCAACGTATGAAAGTCCTCGTCGATCTACAGGCGCGTCAGGAGCACGAGGCGCTGGAGGCCTTGGGGATTAGTCAGAAAAAATTGCAAGACCAACAAGCTCAGCTGGAAAATTTACAAAATTATCGTGTGGAATATTTAGGTAAATTCGCTGTTCGTCAACAGGCTGGCATCAACGTCAGTCAGTTCACGGAATTCAGGGCTTTTGTCGACAAGCTTGATAAAGCCATCGAAGGCCAGCTGCAGACCGTGACGGCTCATGAGCGGGGCGTACAGCGAGCGCGCAAACATTGGGAAGAATTGCACCAGCGGACCAAAAGTCTGCAAAAAGTCAGCGATTTGGCGTTGGTCGAAGAAATGAAAGTCGAACAAAAACGCGAGCAGGCCGAGCAAGACGATAGAGCGGCGCGGTCTGGGCGAAGGGATGGCACGGGAAGTGCTTGATTAAATGAAAATATCAGGAGAAATGCCGTGAATATCCAAGGTTTAAATCCGCTGTCTTTGTCGTCCGTTACCGAGAGTTCTGGCGTTGGGGAATTGCCGAGTGAAGGTGGTCATGCCGGTATGTTTTCGGCGACGTTACTGGATCAGTTGGCGCAATTGCAGAGCAGTTTGCAGAATGCCGGCATGGCCGATACGGCGCAGTTTGCCGGATTAAGTGGCGGGATCAACAGTCAAAACATGCAGGAGTTTGCCGCATTGTTCGGAAAGAGTTTGCCGACGGCAAGCAAGCTCGATCAAGACATCAATCTGGACGATACCTTGCAGACCTTGGCGGATGTTCTGCAGTATCTGCAAAGTTTGGAAACGCTGCCCGCTGCCGGGCAAAATCCGGTTTTGCCGGCCATGCCTGCGAATCAGCAAGATTTTGCCGATGTGGCAGTCGATAATGCCGAATTGGCCAAGCAGCAAGCCGAGAATGCCGCTGCGCTGGGGCTTATCCAAGCGCAAAAGCAATTCGAGGCCGGCAAGCAGGCGCTTGGCGAGGCAATGAAAACCGCCGCGGTTGCCGGTGAAACGATGCCGGCCATCAACAACGGACCGCAATTGCCGGGCACCGAGCTTAAACAAGATGCCTTGTCAGCCTTGAATGGCGGGGAGGATCCGCAAATAGCCGGGA harbors:
- the argC gene encoding N-acetyl-gamma-glutamyl-phosphate reductase — translated: MIRAGIVGGTGYTGVELLRILALHPQVEVSVVTSRADSGLRVDQLYPSLRGYCDAKFSLPELDNLKDCDVVFFATPNGTAMLMAEALLALGIKVIDLSADFRIKDQQEWEKWYGMQHASPDLIAEAVYGLPEVNREQIKQARLIACPGCYPTAVQLGFLPLLEVGAIDGSQLIADVKSGVSGAGRKAEISSLMSEAGESFKAYAVAGHRHLPEIQQGLQVIAKQGVGLTFVPHLTPMIRGIHATLYARLHQKLDLQAVFEQRYGEEYFVDVLPQGSHADTRNVRGSNRCQIAVHQPQGGDTVVILSVIDNLVKGASGQAVQNMNLLFGLPETQGLETVALYP
- the fliF gene encoding flagellar basal-body MS-ring/collar protein FliF, coding for MSELDRNLPMEARSQANTADADKMHPAWKSLTKLPMARQVGLMLGLALSVALGVAVVLWSQAPSYDLLFSGIAEKDSAEILDALSKLGVEYKVETSSGAIMVPSADVRELKLKMAAQGLPRSTSLGYELLDKDNGFGASKNVEQMRFQRALEGEIALTIQTIQNVKSAKVLLAIPVQSVFVRERKKPSASVVVELYQGRTLEKEQIESIIHLVASSVPLMEAGQVTVVDHKGRLLNSKDAGEDISLSSKQFEYKKNIEEHLRGRIENILTPLVGGEGVRAQISADVDFTVTEKTQEMFNPDLPALRSEQTQEEQNSLSKVQGVPGALSNQPPPTGTAPEVASGQEKQEAVESGSGSTNKTATRNYELDKTITHTRLATGALRRLSVAVVVDDKKVVQADGKLTQQAYSQEDLNQLRDLVKQAVGYDNSRGDQVTVTNVAFRLPDALEAVPSEPFWEHPWFAGAMKQLAAVVVVLLLILGVLRPALRTLIYKEKQLEALEEAKALAEASGGMVRFDEDGKPVAVAVAVDEETGEVRSISTGAEDLLLLEAPQSYEKRLEYVQKLIDEDPKLVAQVIKTWLKDDG
- the fliJ gene encoding flagellar export protein FliJ — protein: MKKSQRMKVLVDLQARQEHEALEALGISQKKLQDQQAQLENLQNYRVEYLGKFAVRQQAGINVSQFTEFRAFVDKLDKAIEGQLQTVTAHERGVQRARKHWEELHQRTKSLQKVSDLALVEEMKVEQKREQAEQDDRAARSGRRDGTGSA
- the fliE gene encoding flagellar hook-basal body complex protein FliE, whose product is MSDISVNQVLAQMRAMSIEAGSKSQPSDTSGDFAAMLKQSIDAVNQTQQTASGMSKSFEMGQGDVSLAEVMIASQKASVSFQAMIQVRNKLVDAYKEVMSMPM
- a CDS encoding NAD(P)H-quinone oxidoreductase; this translates as MRAIQIHRTAETTALILTDEPLPSPAPHQVLIKTVSAGVNRPDIMQRKGLYPPPLGASPIPGLEVAGDIVEMGSEVTGFKIGDSVCALLTGGGYAEYCLASASCCLPIPKGLSYIQAAGLPETFFTVWSNLFDRAQLQNNECLLVHGGTSGIGTTSIQLAKAFGSRVIVTAGNDEKCQRSLALGADLAINYRQQDFVEAVLSFTDGKGVDVILDMIGGDYLPRNLKSLAIDGRLLQIAIQNGGKAEINLASVLMKRLTIAGSTLRSRNDDFKAKIARQLHEKVWPLLGSGRIKPVIDSVFPLAKAAQAHERMESNQHIGKIILEL
- the fliI gene encoding flagellar protein export ATPase FliI, with translation MIPSADRAEQWLARLQPYRQRLAEPPELVVEGKLSRMVGLTLEAEGCRAAIGSLCQVITMSGKIITAEVVGFGGARLFLMPTGDTHGLEPGCRVIPMGKNSLANVGFGLLGRVLDGAGNPLDSKGPLDTDAKISLAGTTINPLRRKPIREALDVGVRAINAILSVGRGQRMGLFAGTGVGKSVLLGMMTKFTNADIVVVGLVGERGREVNEFVLKILGEEGLRRAVVVASPADDSPLMRVHGALLATSIAEYFRDQGLDVLLLMDSLTRYAQAYREIALAIDEPPATKGYPPSVFAKLPQLVERAGNGDEGGGSITAFYTVLAEGDDTNDPIADAARGVLDGHVVLSRSLAESGHYPAIDVEASISRVMPDIVEPEHLQMARDLRRLYSTYQQNKDLISVGAYRPGADPRIDKAIEKNPAIMDFLQQSMDESVDLSRSLSELATLLAG
- a CDS encoding flagellar assembly protein FliH, which translates into the protein MSSSKSNKFSEAELQSLDRWTGLQDFNAPRSEPVELEEVTETLTAEQIEEIQKQAYAEAFEQGKQQGYEEGKTEGLETGRKQGYEESLHLLQKQAAELTSLLEALSEPFKKLDEAVEQELVKLTIAIASQLIRRELRMEPGEIVGVVREAINALPLASQKVTVNLHPDDAALVRTALKLDDNMPPWRLQENPLLSRGGCTVETEVSSIDASVESRLAAVIATVLGGERREDLGR
- the fliG gene encoding flagellar motor switch protein FliG, producing the protein MADDEKINHAKRASLLLLAVGQDRAASVLRHMGPKEVQLVGSTMAQLGPISSTMIDEVLEEFIIEIKNETGLGLDSDEYIRSMLTNALGAEKAGSIIDRILLGANSKGIEQLKWMDTRSIADLIRLEHPQIISIILSLLDADQAADVLTLLPQNMRSDILMRIATLEGVQPAALRELDDIMEKQLTGSEGVKSSQIGGVDAAANILNFIESGVSDPMMQDISESNADLAQRIQDKMFVFGDLINVDDRGIQTLLREVSTDQLLLALRGVEAALRDKVFANMSRRAAEMLRDDLEAAPPARLSEVEAAQKDILAIAKRLSDAGEIALGGSGGGDEFV
- a CDS encoding sigma-54-dependent transcriptional regulator, producing MKPYDILIVEDDLALCEALCDTLEIEGYRVISAKNGTEALSQLAKHPVRLVISDVQMPVMDGFALLRNMQQKSEQIPVLLMTAYGTIPKAVEAMQSGAADYLIKPFEAAMLVDKVVALISRQAPVVSERVVVDERMKKLYALASKVAKTNVTMLLEGESGTGKEVLARYIHRNSHYHAGPFEAVNCAAIPENMLEAMLFGYEKGAFTGAVQSAPGKFELAQGGTLLLDEISEMDISLQAKLLRVLQEKEVERLGSHRKIVLNVRILATTNRKLKQYVQEGRFREDLYFRLNVFPMRIPPLRERTGDILPLALELLNKHQAAGKTTDGFDEAAIAKLQHYSWPGNVRELENVVQRALILQSGGPIGADELIFEEDMLVLPSLSAAVQTIAVQSRPVDAGIGHAELGSLGDGVRSAEEKIILQMLNDVSGSRKTTAAKLGISPRTLRYKIARMKEAGVVVPG
- a CDS encoding sensor histidine kinase produces the protein MNTLNLQQIQKTERLTDAFRIFNELSENLAHSYQGLEEQIARLNQELAAARNERLTTLLEKEKLASRLQQILAALPAAVIVLNAQGLIVDCNNHAIDFLGEPLIGQFWANLVACSLQPVFESPRERQLRDGRKVNITHSSLGNDAEQIILLSDVSELRALQETLVQQKQLSAMGEMVAGLAHQVRTPLATAILYASQMSKPALADEKRQQFSEKILERLHYLERQVNDMLIFAKQGRMAMQSFSLKHLLAHLAEAMEGYAGEFSIDNRVAADQLLGNEDALRGAILNLINNAAEAGAGRIGLQVQAGETGSIEFAVADNGPGIAQDQQDKLFEPFYTTKSNGTGLGLAVVDSVARAHGGHVVCRSTPGKGSCFTLTLAGPCEYALGLSAGMPNNGVSL